The Triticum urartu cultivar G1812 unplaced genomic scaffold, Tu2.1 TuUngrouped_contig_6780, whole genome shotgun sequence sequence CAATAGGAAGTTAGAgctatggagacaaaccttggaatcgaaaggtTTTAGGCTTAGTAaaactaaaaccgagtacatgagTCACAGTTTCAGGACTACTAGGCACgcggaggaggttagccttgatggccaggcGGTGCCTCAGAAGGACGCCTTTCAATATTTGGGGTcaatgttgaagaaggatggagATATTcgtgaagatgtgaaccatcaaAGCAAGGGAAAATGGATGAAGTGccgccaagcttctggcattctcttatgacaagagagtgccacaaaagctagaaggcaagttctataggacagtggttcgacccgcaatgttgtatggcgccgagtgttggccgactaaaaggcaaCATGTTaaacagttaggtgtggcggagatgcacatgttgagatggatgtgtggccacacaaGGAAGTACcaagtccggaatgatgatatacgagatagagttggggtagcacaaattgaagagaagcttgtccaacatcgtctgatatggtttgggcatattcagcgcaggcatCCAGAAGCTCCAGTGCACAGCGTACGGCTAAAGTGTGTTGATAATGCCAAGAGAGGTCGGGGTAGTCCGAACTTGACATGGGAGGAGTTTGTAAAGAGAGATTAGAAGGAATGAAGTATCACTAAAGAACTAGccatggacaggggtgcgtggaagcttgctatccacgtgccagaaccatgagttggtcgcgagatcttatgggtttcacctctagcttGTTGTTGTTGGTGACGACTGACTTTGACTAACTCAAGCAACGTTCACGGCGACACCAGTACTACACATGTCGATTTTCTGAAAGCAATTCATCGTTGACTATGACGCCTTCGGTTTGGGGTTGTGCTACACCAAGGTGACAGGGTTGTAGCCTTCTTCCGCCACCCTATAGCTCCACGCAACACCAAGCTCGTTGCCTAAGAATGAGAGTTGATTACCATCGTCCATCTAGTGCGCCATTGGCACCCATATCTCTGGGGCACGCATTTTGAGTGCAAACAGAACACTACAGTCTAAAGTATTTGCTTAACCAACGCTTGTCCATGATCCCTCAACATTACCACGTCAGCAAACTACTTGCACTATGTAGTGGAATTCAGTTCGGAAAGCTCAATACCAAGATGGCAAGCACCGTGAGGTTACCATTGAGGTTGACCAATGGGTGTGGCCTGATCCAATTGATGAGAACAACCATTGATGTTGAAAGTTGATCTATCCAAGCATGAATCAGGAAGGTGCTTCAACTAGCACGTCATTATTTAAATTATTTAACTAGGAATACAAAATTACTTGCTACCGATTATAGGATGTGGGAGATTAATCTAAGGTGGATTAGAGATTAACTAAACCCGAATGTACTAAAAAAATAAAATACAATAAATACACAATATACACACCTCAATTGTAGTAGAAATGTACTTTCCATTAAAGCTTTCAATAACATCACCCTCACGAATTCCAATTTTCTCAGCATGTGATCCTTTAGACACCTATTTTAAATTAGCATTGTTACATCATAATACGCATGTGAGAAACGGCTTTAGATGGAACTATTAACAAAAGtggaaaaaataaaagaaaaataagcACCATAATATATATACCTGCTCAACAATAAGACCGGACTCGATGTTATGCTTACGTGTCATTCTCTCAATACAGATAGGATCTAAATGTTTTATTGAAGTAAACGTCATTCCAAGATGGAGGCGAGGCATACAACTACACCAAATAAAACGGAGATCAAATAAGTATCACCCAAATGTAAGAAAAAACATTATAGCGCTATTATCTTTACAAGACATTAGAATCACAAGAGTACTAACACATAATTGAGGAGAAAATGAGTGAATACATACTTGAATCTTCTCCAAAAATCCAAGCACTTGTGCAATAAGAACGAAGGTATGAATGTCTCCTTAATATGGTTGTTAACTAGACCCACAACTTTCCCTTCTAAATCAATGATGGGTCCTCCATCATCACGAAGCTATATCATTGCAGTAGTGACAAATATTACAATTTGTAATGATAAAATAGCAAGATTGAAGTACAAAGCATAAATTGAGATATAACGCACCAGTGAGGGACTAGATGGATCACAAGACAAATACATATAGTGACATCTCTCATACCAGGATGGAATCTTATAAGCCACCATACCATGAGTGGTACTAAGATTCAGACTTTCATCTCTCCCGAGTCTGAAAACATCTTGACCAGAACGCACACACTCGGTAAAAGTAGGCAACTGAACTGGTTTGTCCACTTGAACTTTATAAATAGCAAATTCATAATGCTCTTGGAGATAGAGGAGGCGGGCAGGCACAGCTGTGTTGTCCAGCAAGTGAACAATGACCTAAAACGGCGATGTCAAAAGTTATCACACTTCATTTTTGACAGAACTTATATTGACAAAAACATTTTTGGGAGATGCACCATTATGAAAATCAAACGCTAGATACTAGTTCATATTTTCTATTCTAGCAAAGTTGAAGATGATGTCACATTTTATTAGCAATTAGCTACATTTGACAACAGATACATTACAAATAATTTAATTTGAGAGGGAAgaaacaaacaaataaaaaaaagCAATAGTTGAAATGTGTTTTTCCTTGTCCAGTAGTGCAAGGCTCACCACCCAAATCTCAATCAAAAAGGAAACCAATGAAACATGCATTGTGCAGGTCCGGGTAGAATCATTCGGTGACAAGATTATAAAGAGACAAGTGAATGTTGAAAAGGATAAGGAGCACCTTAGCCTCACGATGATAATTGCCTGTCCACTGCACCTTCCACTCGAATGGGTTTTTTGGTTCTTTCTTTTCACGAATGAGCTGAGCGGATGTCAAAACAAGGGCGGTTTTGCTATGATCGTCCCTTTCAAACCATAAACCAGAACACTTGTTCAGCGGGTCACTCTCTGCAAATGAACCAAAAGTCATGAATATTTGGCCAGTTATGAAATCAGATATTAATTTAGAAGCAATTA is a genomic window containing:
- the LOC125531074 gene encoding uncharacterized protein LOC125531074, which gives rise to LDRLYDVVESVAEESSDPPSPPIYQPYIPDELVDDPDILAAFDYAKAEYKAEQDRRANLFTMEHHCYKAPSCLFKTHRLLPILEQARDATLLAAKSVILLSSFVKSDPLNKCSGLWFERDDHSKTALVLTSAQLIREKKEPKNPFEWKVQWTGNYHREAKVIVHLLDNTAVPARLLYLQEHYEFAIYKVQVDKPVQLPTFTECVRSGQDVFRLGRDESLNLSTTHGMVAYKIPSWYERCHYMYLSCDPSSPSLLRDDGGPIIDLEGKVVGLVNNHIKETFIPSFLLHKCLDFWRRFNCMPRLHLGMTFTSIKHLDPICIERMTRKHNIESGLIVEQVSKGSHAEKIGIREGDVIESFNGKYISTTIELEQMLIDICWDHFDQGKELYAERDVSVNIFDAIKHRRRTRNLTAIVSDLGEDIVEGTYPIMGKEAMPVS